A genomic window from Methanotorris formicicus Mc-S-70 includes:
- a CDS encoding APC family permease gives MKYLTLKDGVFLTITSIIGGGIFVLSPLTYLIAGRSAIYGWILVLIISMVLVLPFAYATTKITKSGGPYKYVMRIFGKKIGVIFAYMLWFAGVTAISAVVSFFSIIFNIYLTFEYVGVVLVVVLTFLIINGVKIVGNFLRIFGTLTIITLLFIIFSNKIDLSVFNAKVDLFKVLTTGYFGLWTMTGWEGISIPSEAFKNPERDIAYGLIIGTFIIGVLYLLYTLVVISSSMGYGELREVIGALIGNNPLIWMCILLIIGGCVFSWLFSLGWMPYALSHDKIFIPKFSDAFVELRKGIPTNGVLLNSFVIAALSTYSSKALVDLGMFLTLVSYFILYLSVFREKTPSYKIKLVSLLAAIITSLIVAFRIYLLF, from the coding sequence GTGAAGTATCTAACTCTAAAGGATGGGGTGTTTTTGACAATAACTTCAATCATCGGTGGAGGAATTTTTGTTTTATCTCCATTAACCTATTTGATTGCTGGAAGGTCTGCAATATATGGGTGGATTTTGGTTTTAATAATAAGTATGGTTTTGGTTTTGCCATTTGCATATGCAACAACAAAGATAACCAAAAGTGGGGGGCCATATAAATACGTGATGAGAATTTTTGGAAAAAAAATAGGAGTAATTTTTGCCTACATGCTGTGGTTTGCTGGAGTAACTGCAATCTCGGCAGTAGTATCATTTTTTAGCATAATATTCAATATCTACCTTACTTTTGAGTATGTAGGGGTTGTTTTGGTTGTGGTTTTAACGTTTCTTATTATAAATGGTGTTAAAATTGTTGGGAATTTTTTGAGAATTTTTGGAACTTTAACGATAATTACCTTGTTGTTCATAATATTCTCAAATAAAATTGATTTGTCAGTTTTTAATGCTAAGGTTGATTTATTTAAGGTTTTGACAACAGGTTATTTTGGACTTTGGACTATGACAGGTTGGGAGGGTATATCAATCCCTTCAGAGGCATTTAAAAATCCAGAAAGGGATATTGCCTATGGTCTGATTATTGGGACGTTTATCATTGGAGTTTTATATTTGTTGTATACGTTAGTTGTGATATCATCGAGCATGGGTTATGGTGAATTGAGGGAGGTTATAGGGGCATTAATTGGGAATAATCCTTTAATCTGGATGTGTATCTTGCTTATAATTGGAGGGTGTGTATTTAGTTGGCTTTTTTCCTTAGGTTGGATGCCATATGCTTTATCGCATGACAAAATATTTATCCCAAAGTTCTCAGATGCATTTGTTGAGTTGAGAAAAGGTATTCCTACAAATGGGGTTCTTCTAAATTCATTTGTTATTGCTGCTCTATCTACATATTCATCAAAAGCCTTAGTTGATTTAGGGATGTTTTTAACTTTGGTATCTTATTTTATTTTGTATCTATCTGTTTTTAGGGAAAAAACACCTTCCTATAAGATAAAATTAGTATCTTTATTGGCGGCGATAATAACTTCACTAATCGTTGCTTTTAGGATTTATTTGTTATTTTAG